A genome region from endosymbiont of Acanthamoeba sp. UWC8 includes the following:
- the rsfS gene encoding ribosome silencing factor: MKNQNKIRELGNKERAIDIKDLVLSCLDRDKAEDVTLIDLEGKADFAHFMVVASGRSTRHVNSLAEKILADIKNEGFGGVGVEGMKEGNWVLIDALDVVIHIFIPEVRENYSIEKMWNFTLPAERTEV, encoded by the coding sequence ATGAAAAATCAAAATAAAATCAGAGAATTAGGAAATAAAGAAAGAGCAATAGATATAAAAGATTTAGTGCTAAGTTGTTTAGATAGAGATAAGGCGGAAGACGTCACTTTAATTGATTTAGAAGGTAAAGCTGATTTTGCACACTTTATGGTAGTTGCAAGCGGACGTTCAACCAGGCATGTTAACTCATTAGCTGAAAAAATACTGGCGGACATAAAGAACGAAGGTTTCGGAGGAGTAGGTGTTGAAGGGATGAAAGAGGGTAATTGGGTTTTAATTGATGCATTAGATGTAGTGATTCATATATTTATCCCTGAGGTGAGAGAAAATTATAGCATAGAAAAAATGTGGAATTTTACCCTGCCGGCAGAAAGAACTGAAGTTTAA
- the lon gene encoding endopeptidase La yields MTSIDIYPVLPLRDLVMFPNMIVPLFVGREKSVKALEEASVLNKNKILLLAQKDANRDDPKTSDLYKVGVIANVLQVLKLQDSTVKILVEGVKRVKVIKFLGDDNIIRAHVKDMNDRPLSNENKEISVLQRSITDQFESYTKLNRRTNPEVAASLSQIQDIHKFCDAISAHLIIKADKKQEILELTDVSAKLEKLLLILDSEIELLNTETRIRSRVRTQIEKNQKDYYLNEQLKAIHKELGEEDFKEEIGILTEKLKKLKLSKEAKERVDSELRKLKTMNPMSSETTVIRNYLEWIIDLPWGKYSPIKKDLKNAEKVLEDEHYGLEKIKERILEYLAVNLRTNDLKSPIVCLVGPPGVGKTSLAKSIANATGRNFVKISLGGLRDEAEIKGHRRTYIGAMPGKIIQAMKKAKTNNPLILLDEIDKLGFDHRGDPSSALLEVLDPEQNHLFNDHYIELDYDLSKVMFVATANSTDIPRPLMDRMEVIRLSGYTEDEKVQIAKNYLIPKQFKAHGIKPGEVEIPEEVIREVIYSYTREAGVRSLDREIAKISRKAIREIMLKKIDNIKITLENVNNFLGVKKFLGNELEKEDIVGVTTGLAYTEVGGDILSIEAVLMYGKGDIKITGKLGDVMKESAQAALSYVRSRAVELGINPGLFKRRDIHIHVPEGATPKDGPSAGIALYTSLVSALTGIPVRKTVAMTGEITLRGRVLAIGGLKEKLLAALRAGVKTVMIPKENTKDLEEIPANVKDNLEIIPVENADEVLKIALTKIPEPIEWDEDVERSEEYGKRLNAQTFAH; encoded by the coding sequence ATGACTTCTATTGATATTTATCCGGTTCTACCTTTAAGAGATTTAGTAATGTTTCCTAATATGATAGTTCCTCTATTCGTCGGGAGAGAAAAATCTGTTAAAGCCCTTGAAGAAGCCTCTGTACTTAATAAGAATAAAATCTTGTTACTGGCGCAAAAAGATGCAAATAGGGATGATCCAAAAACTTCCGATCTTTATAAAGTAGGAGTGATTGCTAACGTATTACAGGTTCTTAAGTTGCAGGACTCGACAGTTAAAATATTAGTCGAAGGAGTAAAGCGGGTTAAGGTCATTAAGTTTTTAGGGGATGATAATATTATCCGTGCTCATGTGAAAGACATGAATGATAGGCCTTTAAGTAATGAAAACAAAGAGATAAGCGTCCTTCAGCGTTCAATCACTGATCAGTTTGAAAGTTATACTAAGTTAAATCGTAGAACAAACCCTGAGGTTGCAGCGAGCTTAAGCCAAATTCAGGACATCCATAAATTTTGTGATGCAATCAGTGCGCACTTAATAATTAAGGCAGATAAAAAACAAGAAATACTCGAACTCACGGATGTTTCAGCTAAGCTTGAGAAGTTGCTGTTAATTTTAGATTCCGAGATAGAGCTCCTTAATACCGAAACCAGGATTAGGAGCAGGGTGAGAACTCAAATAGAAAAAAATCAGAAAGATTACTACCTTAATGAACAGTTGAAAGCTATTCATAAAGAGTTAGGGGAAGAAGATTTTAAAGAAGAGATCGGTATTCTTACTGAAAAACTTAAGAAGCTGAAGTTGAGTAAAGAAGCTAAAGAAAGAGTAGATTCAGAGCTTAGGAAGCTTAAAACCATGAATCCGATGTCTTCGGAGACTACCGTAATCAGAAACTATCTCGAATGGATTATTGACCTGCCTTGGGGTAAATATTCGCCAATTAAAAAAGATTTGAAAAATGCTGAAAAAGTGCTGGAAGATGAGCATTACGGCTTAGAAAAAATAAAAGAAAGAATTTTGGAATATTTAGCGGTTAACTTAAGGACAAATGATCTGAAAAGCCCGATTGTTTGCTTGGTGGGTCCTCCGGGCGTAGGTAAAACTTCACTTGCTAAGTCGATAGCTAATGCTACAGGAAGAAATTTTGTGAAAATTTCTTTAGGCGGCCTTAGAGATGAAGCCGAAATAAAAGGGCATAGAAGAACTTATATAGGAGCAATGCCGGGCAAAATTATTCAAGCTATGAAAAAAGCTAAAACCAACAACCCATTAATACTTCTTGATGAAATTGATAAGCTGGGCTTTGATCATCGCGGTGACCCATCTTCAGCTTTACTTGAGGTGCTGGATCCTGAACAAAACCACTTGTTCAATGATCACTACATCGAGCTGGATTACGATCTTTCAAAGGTAATGTTTGTTGCCACCGCCAATAGTACGGATATTCCGCGTCCGCTTATGGATAGGATGGAAGTGATCAGATTATCAGGATATACTGAAGATGAAAAAGTTCAAATCGCTAAAAATTATTTAATTCCTAAGCAGTTTAAAGCTCACGGGATTAAACCGGGAGAAGTTGAAATTCCTGAAGAAGTTATAAGAGAGGTTATTTATTCTTATACTCGCGAGGCAGGAGTGAGAAGCTTGGATAGGGAGATTGCTAAAATCTCTCGTAAAGCGATAAGAGAAATAATGCTCAAAAAAATTGATAATATAAAAATTACTTTAGAAAATGTAAATAATTTCCTTGGGGTTAAAAAGTTCTTAGGTAACGAGCTTGAGAAAGAAGATATAGTGGGTGTAACTACCGGTCTTGCCTACACCGAAGTGGGTGGAGATATACTTTCCATAGAAGCGGTATTGATGTATGGCAAGGGTGATATTAAGATCACCGGTAAATTGGGTGATGTTATGAAAGAGTCGGCGCAAGCTGCGCTTAGCTATGTAAGATCAAGGGCGGTTGAGCTTGGTATAAACCCGGGGTTATTTAAGCGTAGGGATATTCATATACACGTTCCTGAAGGGGCAACTCCTAAAGATGGGCCTTCGGCAGGTATTGCGCTTTATACTTCTCTTGTTTCAGCGCTAACCGGTATTCCGGTTAGAAAAACAGTTGCAATGACCGGAGAAATAACTTTAAGAGGTAGGGTGCTCGCAATCGGAGGGCTAAAAGAAAAATTACTTGCAGCTTTAAGGGCTGGAGTTAAGACTGTTATGATTCCGAAAGAAAATACTAAGGATCTTGAGGAAATCCCGGCGAATGTTAAAGATAATTTAGAAATCATTCCGGTAGAAAATGCAGATGAGGTTTTAAAAATTGCTTTAACTAAAATTCCCGAGCCTATTGAATGGGATGAGGATGTAGAAAGATCGGAGGAATATGGTAAACGCCTTAATGCGCAAACTTTCGCTCATTAA
- the mreD gene encoding rod shape-determining protein MreD, with translation MISHLLKKIFIYFLIMLVVVLNHIPMHYTLDILYPNLLFLIVFFFELSEGEKLSKLFLIFCGLLNDYLESSLIGLTSLQLIILSSLMSKNMKALEEQKFGITWAAFTVLIFIVYALKIIILSIFYKTSLFSVRLLLELCLTITFYPPAHFALTKMFYFRRKYNAR, from the coding sequence ATGATTTCACATCTTTTGAAAAAAATATTTATCTACTTTTTGATTATGCTCGTTGTAGTACTTAATCATATACCCATGCATTACACACTTGATATCCTTTACCCTAACTTATTGTTTCTTATAGTTTTCTTCTTTGAGCTAAGCGAAGGAGAAAAGTTATCTAAGTTATTTTTAATATTTTGCGGGCTACTTAATGATTACCTGGAAAGCAGCCTAATCGGCCTTACTTCCTTGCAGCTTATTATCTTAAGTTCTTTAATGAGTAAAAATATGAAGGCTTTAGAGGAGCAAAAATTCGGGATAACCTGGGCAGCTTTTACCGTGTTAATTTTTATAGTATACGCATTAAAAATTATTATATTAAGTATATTTTATAAAACATCTTTGTTTAGCGTCAGATTATTATTGGAACTTTGTTTAACCATTACTTTTTACCCACCGGCACATTTTGCCCTAACTAAAATGTTTTATTTCAGACGAAAATATAATGCGCGATAA
- the mrdA gene encoding penicillin-binding protein 2, whose amino-acid sequence MRDNFQKNQVFTRRAIILGSIKTALFSFLFCRYYYLQIIDAIKYKTLSDKNRIKISVIPPLRGTIRDRNGVDLATNKLSYRLSFTTRDITQIKKMLAAVNTIITNKIEISDNDIKLRLKKLLRSSPFMVSDRLSWEDVTKLEINSFNLPGILIDQGQRRYYNFHNITAHITGYIASPSKKELEKISIPNFNDFLVGKNGVEKILDTRLRGHPGIKKTEVDALGNHVREISNSPSMEGESVKLAININIQQYAAEVLKDKTGSIILIDIKTGEVLCLYSSPAYDPNSFVGGISAAEWNSIANDPQTPLINKAITALYPPGSTFKIVTALAALEHGISPDFKVFCNGKHKVGNRIFHCNRDTGHGDVDVRLAIAQSCNVYFYVVAERMGIKNIAKTALGLGFGEKSNIELPYESKGNIPEPNWKFLKFSQKWTIGDTVNASIGQGFVLTTPIQLALMAARIASGKNIAPTILQKSGQPANLKFSPHNLDTIRKGMFMVFNDNRGNGYRHRISDPDFQICGKTGTAQVISARKTTKKHHTDHGLFLGFAPFENPKYAISVIVEHGSWGSQSALPIAKEILLYAHSLTE is encoded by the coding sequence ATGCGCGATAATTTTCAAAAAAATCAGGTTTTCACCAGAAGAGCTATTATACTCGGTTCAATAAAAACCGCTTTATTTTCTTTCTTATTTTGTCGTTATTATTATCTGCAAATTATAGACGCAATAAAATATAAAACCTTGTCTGATAAAAACAGGATCAAGATATCAGTTATTCCGCCCCTGAGAGGAACAATCAGAGACAGAAACGGCGTTGATCTCGCAACTAATAAGCTTAGCTATAGGCTATCCTTTACCACCCGAGATATAACACAAATAAAGAAAATGCTTGCCGCGGTTAACACAATTATTACTAATAAAATTGAAATAAGTGATAATGATATAAAATTAAGACTTAAAAAACTTTTAAGAAGTTCGCCCTTCATGGTAAGCGATAGGCTTAGCTGGGAGGATGTAACTAAACTTGAAATCAATAGCTTTAATTTACCCGGCATTCTTATTGATCAAGGTCAAAGGAGATATTATAATTTTCATAATATTACCGCTCATATTACAGGGTATATCGCTAGCCCCAGCAAAAAGGAATTAGAAAAAATATCTATTCCAAACTTTAATGATTTTTTAGTCGGTAAAAACGGAGTTGAAAAGATATTAGATACACGGCTTAGAGGCCACCCGGGGATAAAAAAAACCGAAGTTGATGCTCTAGGTAATCATGTTAGAGAAATCTCAAATTCTCCCTCCATGGAAGGAGAATCGGTTAAACTTGCAATTAATATTAATATTCAACAATATGCAGCAGAAGTATTAAAGGATAAAACCGGCTCGATAATCTTAATTGATATTAAAACCGGTGAGGTGCTTTGCTTATATTCAAGTCCGGCTTATGATCCTAATAGCTTCGTGGGTGGGATTTCTGCCGCAGAATGGAACAGTATAGCCAATGACCCACAAACTCCGCTTATAAATAAAGCAATTACCGCCCTGTATCCGCCGGGCTCCACTTTCAAAATCGTAACCGCGCTTGCGGCTTTAGAACATGGAATATCCCCCGATTTTAAGGTGTTTTGTAACGGAAAGCATAAAGTAGGCAATAGAATATTTCATTGTAACCGCGATACAGGTCATGGTGATGTTGATGTTAGGCTAGCAATTGCACAATCCTGTAATGTCTATTTTTATGTTGTTGCAGAAAGAATGGGAATCAAAAATATTGCAAAAACAGCACTTGGGCTAGGGTTTGGTGAAAAAAGCAATATTGAGCTTCCCTATGAAAGTAAGGGTAACATACCGGAACCCAATTGGAAATTTCTTAAATTCAGTCAAAAATGGACTATAGGCGACACGGTAAACGCTTCAATAGGTCAAGGGTTTGTATTAACCACCCCTATTCAACTTGCATTAATGGCGGCAAGAATTGCTTCAGGTAAAAATATAGCCCCCACAATTTTACAAAAATCCGGTCAACCGGCAAATCTAAAATTTTCTCCACATAACTTAGATACCATCAGAAAAGGGATGTTTATGGTATTTAATGATAATAGAGGGAACGGTTATAGACACAGGATATCCGACCCTGATTTCCAAATATGCGGAAAAACAGGAACTGCCCAAGTAATTTCCGCAAGAAAAACCACTAAAAAACATCATACCGACCATGGTTTGTTTTTAGGGTTCGCTCCATTTGAAAATCCGAAATATGCAATCTCCGTGATTGTAGAGCACGGCTCATGGGGCTCACAAAGCGCTCTTCCGATAGCTAAGGAAATTCTTTTATATGCTCATTCCCTAACTGAATAA
- a CDS encoding ATP-binding protein codes for MQAISDIYLSRALGHRRRRRSMQYAALLATAYILPRLKTTFFFSLPDEAPLFNQKEFDFLPLELKAYTGKINRKVISEPHYLKSDVSETSQRTFISDYKKLNFGNNNFSVIPIQEVYPKSFFNKLTPSFEFNRFFFSTPKHNTAYGNSNTGSGKSQNFKGSEEYFSDDEIKEAVNETETYHHSAAEEKEKPLNVINFSSEQIKQFVTTENKEDIKSTAFSLISPTTHNFPIADAYNFSLGLADDNHCRINLSDVNIQPQYNSFSSYIPALTYSDDNIAILKADSLPQKTSTLALTFVEDEKAVNGNTVKFLTSNNFPFSTEQNNYPLAIYHGSASIKFENNSSTEQAANIEKSKIDVTSEAANPEVEKDVPHFPRNQEENQNNTYHNHPPTVPPFLNGSICLKPYIKETNDKNSPNNLSNTISNQFNWSDFISSNLLYSALYAFGVAALYKLSLKSFFDEHSLVEDKSLKHKDIKHSNAESQGKEEDYKTKEPPKDDTHNKEEDDKDEGDDQSDGDDKDNPKDGDGGKIRVTSEEERRKAEEDLDTPSTISLDGDLEEDLEGVDTEFVTNEVRRDHFNEEERKIAEEEAIEAEKIAKEKARKLEEEATKAEIEATVKKQEEVRKAAKKAEQDKESQRKLDEELKQQATEERERARKEKQKAKQIKDKKRKIEDKINEITAEEDKLNSLYKNKNKIKESLKEAKQIITVKTNIIEDIKSSIEAKKSLKNKLLKEVKQKQEILKELNMLKEELSVHLVTYNELNNEIDSQLQLIQNSEEPDVAAFNLFKEIKEAKKAKILEDIINIINRNLVELNEVVDTYDLRRALEEGSDINSVIPIVNAIIENETRTERNLNSEITRYNEEIYALGLDANEAQKESNQATQKGIKLKDDLKTINEKIKLLRGELTEVSRTLDEEISSLEAQLKHLKQELTEVSRTLDEEIPSIENQLKLLRKELTEFSRTLNEEIEEASSILSNLTEERESSPSTTPLPIPSTTPLPIPSTTPLPIPSPTPLPSPTPAPEENIPAPYPNDEDSYLPESFAFTLPFAAPLVHVGLSFFEIVRAEGSSESI; via the coding sequence ATGCAAGCTATATCGGATATTTACCTTTCTCGCGCACTTGGCCATCGCCGAAGAAGGCGGAGTATGCAGTATGCTGCATTACTCGCTACCGCTTATATATTACCCCGTCTAAAAACCACTTTCTTTTTTTCTCTACCCGACGAAGCACCTTTATTTAATCAAAAAGAGTTTGATTTCTTACCTTTGGAGCTTAAAGCTTATACAGGTAAAATTAATAGAAAAGTTATTTCCGAGCCGCACTATTTGAAATCGGATGTAAGTGAAACAAGCCAAAGAACTTTCATTTCTGATTACAAAAAATTAAATTTCGGAAATAATAATTTTTCGGTTATACCGATTCAGGAAGTTTACCCTAAAAGTTTTTTTAATAAGTTAACTCCTTCATTTGAGTTTAATAGATTCTTTTTCTCAACGCCTAAACATAATACGGCTTATGGCAATTCGAACACCGGCTCAGGCAAAAGTCAAAATTTTAAAGGTAGCGAAGAATATTTTTCCGATGACGAAATTAAAGAAGCAGTAAATGAAACTGAAACTTATCATCACTCAGCTGCTGAGGAAAAAGAAAAACCCTTAAATGTAATAAATTTTTCTTCCGAACAAATAAAACAATTTGTTACTACGGAAAATAAAGAAGATATAAAATCCACCGCTTTTTCTTTAATTTCCCCAACAACTCATAACTTCCCAATTGCCGATGCTTATAATTTTTCATTAGGTTTAGCAGATGATAACCACTGCCGTATAAATTTATCCGATGTAAATATTCAACCTCAATACAACTCATTTAGCAGTTATATACCTGCCCTTACTTATTCTGATGATAATATTGCAATATTAAAAGCGGATTCTTTACCCCAAAAAACTTCCACTTTGGCATTAACCTTTGTTGAGGATGAAAAAGCGGTAAACGGCAATACTGTAAAATTTCTTACTTCAAATAATTTTCCGTTTTCAACAGAGCAAAATAATTATCCGCTTGCCATTTATCATGGTTCGGCTTCAATAAAGTTTGAAAATAATTCTTCAACCGAGCAAGCGGCAAACATTGAAAAGAGCAAGATTGATGTAACATCAGAGGCTGCTAATCCCGAAGTAGAAAAAGATGTTCCGCACTTTCCTCGTAATCAAGAAGAAAATCAAAATAATACTTATCATAATCACCCCCCGACTGTTCCTCCGTTTTTAAACGGTTCAATATGTTTAAAACCCTATATAAAAGAGACTAATGATAAAAATTCTCCAAATAACTTATCAAACACGATATCAAATCAATTTAACTGGTCGGATTTTATAAGTAGCAACTTGCTATATTCCGCTTTATATGCATTCGGCGTTGCTGCACTTTATAAACTCTCTTTAAAATCCTTTTTTGATGAGCACTCGCTCGTAGAAGATAAAAGTTTAAAGCATAAAGATATAAAACATTCAAATGCCGAGTCTCAAGGTAAAGAGGAAGATTATAAAACCAAGGAACCCCCTAAAGATGATACCCATAATAAGGAAGAGGATGATAAAGATGAAGGAGACGATCAAAGCGATGGAGATGATAAGGATAATCCGAAAGACGGAGACGGTGGTAAAATAAGGGTTACTTCCGAAGAAGAAAGAAGGAAAGCTGAAGAAGATTTAGACACCCCTTCGACCATTAGTCTGGACGGTGATTTGGAAGAGGATTTAGAAGGAGTGGATACCGAGTTTGTGACAAATGAAGTTAGACGGGATCATTTCAATGAAGAAGAAAGAAAGATAGCTGAAGAAGAAGCAATAGAAGCTGAGAAAATTGCTAAAGAAAAGGCGAGAAAGCTTGAGGAAGAAGCAACAAAAGCAGAGATAGAAGCAACCGTAAAAAAGCAGGAAGAAGTTAGAAAAGCAGCTAAAAAAGCAGAACAGGATAAAGAAAGCCAAAGAAAATTAGATGAAGAATTAAAGCAACAAGCAACAGAAGAAAGAGAGCGCGCGCGAAAAGAAAAGCAGAAAGCTAAACAGATAAAAGATAAGAAAAGAAAAATAGAAGATAAGATAAATGAAATAACCGCAGAGGAAGATAAGCTTAACTCATTATATAAAAATAAAAATAAGATTAAAGAATCATTAAAAGAAGCTAAACAAATAATCACTGTAAAAACAAATATAATAGAAGATATTAAGAGTAGTATTGAAGCAAAAAAAAGTTTAAAAAACAAACTCCTGAAAGAGGTTAAGCAAAAACAAGAAATTCTTAAAGAATTGAATATGTTAAAGGAAGAGCTGTCAGTGCATCTGGTAACATATAATGAACTCAATAATGAAATTGATTCTCAGCTGCAGCTGATACAAAACTCGGAAGAACCAGATGTAGCAGCCTTCAACCTTTTTAAAGAAATCAAGGAAGCTAAAAAAGCCAAAATTTTAGAAGATATAATTAATATTATAAATCGAAATTTGGTTGAATTAAATGAAGTTGTTGATACTTATGATTTGCGGCGAGCTTTAGAAGAGGGTAGCGATATTAACTCGGTTATTCCGATTGTTAACGCTATTATAGAAAATGAAACACGAACGGAAAGAAATTTAAATAGTGAAATTACTCGTTATAATGAAGAAATATATGCCCTAGGTCTGGATGCTAATGAAGCGCAGAAAGAATCAAACCAAGCAACTCAAAAAGGTATAAAATTAAAAGATGACTTAAAAACAATTAATGAAAAAATTAAGCTCTTAAGGGGAGAACTTACCGAAGTTTCGCGAACTTTAGATGAAGAAATATCCTCACTTGAAGCACAACTAAAGCACTTGAAGCAAGAACTTACCGAAGTTTCACGAACTTTAGATGAAGAAATCCCCTCAATCGAAAACCAACTAAAGCTTTTGAGGAAAGAACTTACCGAATTTTCGCGAACCTTAAATGAAGAAATTGAAGAAGCTTCTTCAATTCTTTCTAATTTAACCGAAGAACGAGAGTCAAGTCCTTCAACTACTCCATTACCGATTCCTTCAACTACTCCATTACCGATTCCTTCAACTACTCCGTTACCGATTCCTTCGCCTACTCCGTTACCGAGCCCTACACCTGCCCCGGAAGAAAATATTCCCGCACCTTATCCTAATGATGAAGATTCTTATTTACCCGAATCATTTGCCTTCACTCTGCCATTTGCTGCACCCTTAGTTCATGTCGGTTTGTCGTTTTTTGAAATAGTTAGAGCTGAAGGTTCGTCCGAATCCATATAA
- the folE gene encoding GTP cyclohydrolase I: MSKILKKDRAINQKAINAIRSLIECIGDDPGRPELKKSPYKILEVLQSSLSGYVVNPDEILAETIEEVEGYDDIIMLKDINFTSYCEHHFLPFSGKCHIGYIPNKKIAGIGKFAEVLEAFAGRLQIQERLTVLIAEAIYNNLQPKGVGVVIEAKHNCLSFKHSGCKDAKMRTVKMLGNFYEDSNIRNEFLYALK, translated from the coding sequence ATGTCAAAAATTTTAAAAAAAGACCGGGCTATTAATCAAAAAGCTATAAATGCCATTAGAAGTCTAATAGAATGTATAGGTGATGACCCTGGCCGACCGGAGCTTAAAAAATCTCCTTACAAGATATTAGAAGTTTTACAAAGCTCTTTAAGCGGTTATGTCGTTAACCCTGATGAGATATTAGCTGAAACTATTGAAGAGGTTGAGGGATATGATGATATTATTATGCTTAAAGATATAAATTTTACTTCTTATTGTGAGCATCATTTTTTGCCTTTTAGCGGTAAATGTCATATCGGCTATATTCCGAATAAAAAAATTGCCGGGATCGGCAAATTTGCAGAAGTGCTTGAGGCATTTGCAGGCAGGTTGCAGATTCAAGAGAGATTAACCGTATTAATTGCCGAAGCTATATATAATAATTTGCAGCCGAAGGGGGTGGGAGTGGTAATAGAAGCGAAGCACAACTGTTTATCATTTAAACACTCGGGTTGTAAGGATGCTAAAATGCGGACGGTTAAGATGCTTGGGAATTTCTATGAAGACAGCAATATAAGAAATGAATTTTTATACGCTTTAAAATAA
- a CDS encoding DMT family transporter, producing MTIWLYGYFYFYISNISSNAACYLEFFTKKTKGDRLTMLWLGQLAVGFITLPITYYLSDFGGITKEFVFYIILTGVIHSCYLTLLGWSYKVGEVSIVYPVSRGTGIIGTSLLAIMLGIDKISFVGFIGILVLILGILSIAISKSVTRNEVVFSASMVGIAISLYSVVDKLAVQFIPSLFYGSIMFISTALILSPFIIIKRKAQLLNTLRRYKLPSFIINVSMFSTYSIILFAFRNSPASYVVALREVSIIIATLLGTFFLKEEITKNKVCGISLIMLGAAVIKFA from the coding sequence TTGACTATATGGTTATATGGATACTTTTACTTTTATATTAGTAATATCAGCAGCAATGCTGCATGCTACCTGGAATTTTTTACTAAAAAAACAAAAGGAGATAGGCTAACCATGCTTTGGCTCGGTCAATTAGCAGTAGGATTTATTACTCTCCCCATCACTTATTACCTTTCTGATTTCGGGGGTATAACAAAAGAATTTGTTTTTTATATAATATTAACCGGGGTTATTCATTCATGTTATTTAACGCTTCTCGGGTGGTCTTATAAAGTCGGGGAAGTATCCATTGTTTACCCGGTCTCACGCGGCACGGGAATTATAGGAACCTCTCTACTTGCAATAATGCTTGGTATTGATAAAATTTCTTTTGTAGGGTTTATCGGAATTTTAGTCTTAATTTTAGGCATATTATCTATAGCGATAAGTAAATCCGTTACCCGTAATGAAGTTGTATTTTCCGCAAGTATGGTCGGGATCGCTATTTCTTTATACTCAGTGGTTGATAAACTTGCAGTTCAATTCATACCTTCGCTTTTCTACGGCTCAATTATGTTTATTTCTACTGCCTTAATTCTTTCACCGTTTATTATAATAAAGCGTAAAGCGCAACTACTTAATACTTTGAGGAGATATAAATTACCAAGCTTTATTATTAATGTTTCAATGTTCAGCACCTATAGCATTATTCTATTTGCCTTTCGCAATAGCCCGGCCTCATATGTAGTAGCTCTTAGGGAAGTATCGATAATTATCGCCACCCTTCTCGGTACTTTCTTTTTAAAAGAAGAGATTACTAAAAATAAAGTCTGCGGGATATCTTTAATTATGCTTGGAGCAGCAGTTATTAAGTTTGCTTAA